In Leisingera sp. NJS204, the following are encoded in one genomic region:
- a CDS encoding transporter substrate-binding domain-containing protein — protein sequence MKTYIAAAAMGLFAFAANSAAAETCGGVYSVQPGDSLSVIADKLYKDAGKWSAIHSRNIDTIGPKPSALRVGMKLSLACLEGLPLGLEGGKEISASVPVAAKPVQIASGSAEVRHRINLLTADDFAPFTGKDLHNGGMMTDVLNAAMRHANPEQGYAVHWVDLWTSHEEPLLSNALLDAGFPWYKPNCENSPEEPRCKNFLFSDPMFEVLVLMFTDKTRPLTFTKDEDLFGKTFCRPQGYETYLFEQQGRHWLRDGKVEVVQPLTTAECYEMVLEGKADAVVMNEFTGRAQIKELGLSDRFDVVPEPISIQALHVIVHKTHPQAQQLMEMVNASLQGIREDGTYQAIIEDHMARVWAGF from the coding sequence ATGAAGACATACATTGCAGCCGCTGCCATGGGCCTGTTTGCCTTTGCAGCCAATTCTGCTGCGGCTGAGACTTGCGGCGGGGTCTATTCCGTGCAGCCGGGCGACAGCCTGTCGGTGATCGCTGATAAGCTGTATAAGGATGCGGGCAAATGGAGCGCGATCCACAGCCGCAACATTGATACCATTGGCCCCAAACCCAGTGCCCTGCGCGTCGGCATGAAGCTGTCGCTGGCCTGTCTTGAGGGTCTGCCCCTGGGCCTGGAAGGCGGCAAGGAAATCTCTGCCAGCGTGCCGGTGGCCGCCAAACCGGTGCAGATCGCCTCAGGCAGCGCCGAGGTGCGCCACCGCATCAACCTGCTGACAGCGGATGACTTTGCCCCCTTTACCGGCAAGGACCTGCACAACGGCGGCATGATGACCGACGTGCTGAACGCGGCAATGCGCCATGCCAATCCTGAGCAGGGATACGCCGTTCATTGGGTCGACCTGTGGACGTCGCATGAAGAGCCGCTGCTGTCCAATGCACTGCTGGACGCGGGCTTTCCCTGGTACAAGCCCAACTGCGAAAACAGCCCCGAAGAGCCGCGCTGCAAGAACTTCCTGTTCTCGGACCCGATGTTCGAAGTGCTGGTGCTGATGTTCACCGACAAGACGCGGCCCCTGACCTTCACCAAGGACGAAGACCTGTTCGGCAAGACATTCTGCCGCCCGCAAGGCTATGAGACGTATCTGTTCGAACAGCAGGGCCGCCACTGGCTGCGCGACGGCAAGGTTGAGGTGGTGCAGCCGCTGACCACAGCCGAATGCTACGAGATGGTGCTTGAGGGCAAGGCGGATGCGGTCGTGATGAACGAATTCACCGGCCGCGCGCAGATCAAGGAGCTGGGCCTGTCGGACCGCTTTGATGTGGTGCCCGAGCCGATCTCGATCCAGGCACTGCACGTGATTGTCCACAAAACCCACCCCCAGGCACAGCAGCTGATGGAGATGGTCAACGCGTCGCTGCAGGGTATCCGCGAGGACGGCACCTATCAGGCGATCATCGAAGACCACATGGCCCGGGTCTGGGCCGGATTTTGA
- the ileS gene encoding isoleucine--tRNA ligase yields MCADTPQTPDYKDTLNLPKTDFPMRAGLPKREPSWLERWAQIGVYDRLRDKAAAAKGSDAERQPFTLHDGPPYANGHLHIGHALNKTIKDMIVRSHQMMGFDARYVPGWDCHGLPIEWKIEEQYRKKGKNKDAVPVVEFRQECRAFADSWVDIQREEFKRLGITGNWDDPYLTMNYHAEAVIADEFMKFLMNGTLYQGSKPVMWSPVEKTALAEAEVEYHDKESFTIWVKFKVAEPADHKLAGANVVIWTTTPWTMPSNKAVVYGEEIAYGLYEVTGTPDECWAAAGEKYILADNLAADVFKRARLSEDQYTRVSDVPASDLAGIGLTHPLHGAEGSNCEWDDIRDFRAAEFVTDTEGTGFVHCAPSHGMEEFELYRDLGMLEQVITYNVMDDGGFRADLPFFGGKYILNRKGGEGDANKAVIDKLTEVGGLLARGKIKHSYPHSWRSKAPIIYRNTPQWFASVDRKMDDGMDQMGDTIRERALRSIDELVKWYPQTGRNRLHSMIESRPDWVLSRQRAWGVPLTCFTKKGALPTDADFLLRNDEVNTRIVAEFDAHGADVWYQDGFKARVLGNSVDPDAYDQVFDVLDVWFDSGSTHAFVLRDREDGTEDGIADVYMEGTDQHRGWFHSSLLQACGTKGRAPYRNVVTHGFTLDEKGMKMSKSLGNTIVPEKIVQQYGADILRLWVAQTDYTSDQRIGPEILKGTADSYRRLRNTMRFLLGSLKDFTEEQRVEPADMPELEQWVLHRLAELDHKVRTGYQTFDFQGVFSAVFNFATVDLSAFYFDVRKDALYCDGDTLNARAARTVLDILFHRLTTWLAPVLVFTMEEVWLEKYPGEGSSIHLQDIPNTPADWLNEPLAAKWSKIRQARRVVTAALEVQRTDKVIGASLEAAPVVHVRDGEALEALKSVNFADICITSDIMLTNDPAPAEAFRMPEVDGVSVVFEKADGGKCQRCWKILPDVGNHVHDGVCGRCDSALG; encoded by the coding sequence ATGTGCGCCGACACGCCCCAGACGCCTGACTATAAAGACACCCTGAACCTGCCGAAAACCGATTTCCCGATGCGCGCAGGCCTGCCCAAGCGCGAGCCTTCATGGCTGGAGCGCTGGGCGCAGATCGGGGTCTATGACCGCTTGCGTGATAAGGCCGCCGCAGCCAAGGGCAGTGACGCCGAGCGCCAGCCCTTCACCCTGCATGACGGCCCTCCTTACGCCAACGGCCACCTGCACATCGGCCACGCGCTGAACAAGACCATCAAGGACATGATCGTGCGCTCGCATCAGATGATGGGGTTTGACGCGCGCTATGTGCCGGGCTGGGATTGCCACGGCCTGCCGATCGAGTGGAAGATCGAGGAGCAGTACCGCAAGAAGGGCAAGAACAAGGATGCGGTGCCGGTGGTTGAATTCCGCCAGGAATGCCGCGCCTTTGCCGACAGCTGGGTCGATATCCAGCGCGAGGAGTTCAAGCGGCTGGGCATCACCGGCAACTGGGATGACCCGTATCTGACCATGAACTACCACGCCGAGGCGGTGATCGCGGATGAGTTCATGAAATTCCTGATGAACGGCACGCTGTACCAGGGTTCGAAACCCGTGATGTGGTCGCCGGTTGAGAAAACCGCCCTGGCCGAGGCCGAGGTCGAATACCACGACAAGGAAAGCTTCACCATCTGGGTGAAGTTCAAGGTGGCTGAGCCTGCTGATCACAAACTGGCCGGCGCCAATGTCGTGATCTGGACCACCACGCCCTGGACCATGCCATCGAACAAGGCCGTGGTTTACGGCGAAGAGATCGCCTATGGCCTCTATGAAGTCACCGGCACCCCGGACGAGTGCTGGGCTGCTGCGGGCGAGAAATACATTCTGGCCGACAATCTGGCGGCAGATGTGTTCAAGCGCGCGCGCCTGTCTGAGGATCAGTACACCCGCGTCTCTGATGTTCCGGCCTCTGATCTGGCAGGCATCGGCCTGACCCACCCGCTGCACGGCGCTGAGGGCTCCAACTGTGAATGGGACGATATCCGCGACTTCCGCGCCGCTGAATTTGTCACCGACACCGAAGGCACCGGCTTTGTCCACTGCGCGCCGTCGCACGGGATGGAGGAATTCGAGCTGTACCGCGATCTGGGCATGCTGGAGCAGGTCATCACCTATAACGTGATGGACGACGGCGGCTTCCGCGCCGATCTGCCGTTTTTCGGCGGCAAATACATCCTGAACCGCAAGGGCGGCGAGGGCGATGCCAACAAGGCGGTGATTGATAAGCTGACCGAGGTCGGCGGCCTGTTGGCGCGCGGCAAGATCAAGCACAGCTACCCGCATTCCTGGCGCTCCAAGGCGCCGATCATCTACCGCAACACGCCGCAGTGGTTTGCCTCTGTCGACCGCAAGATGGACGACGGAATGGACCAGATGGGTGATACCATCCGCGAACGCGCGCTGCGCTCGATCGATGAGCTGGTGAAATGGTACCCGCAGACCGGCCGCAACCGCCTGCATTCGATGATCGAAAGCCGCCCCGACTGGGTGCTGAGCCGCCAGCGCGCCTGGGGCGTGCCGCTCACCTGCTTCACCAAGAAGGGCGCGCTGCCGACCGACGCTGACTTTTTGCTGCGCAATGACGAGGTGAACACGCGTATCGTGGCTGAGTTCGACGCGCATGGTGCAGACGTTTGGTATCAGGACGGCTTCAAGGCCAGGGTGCTGGGCAACTCCGTGGATCCGGACGCCTATGATCAGGTGTTCGACGTTCTGGATGTGTGGTTCGATAGCGGCTCGACCCATGCCTTTGTGCTGCGCGACCGCGAGGACGGCACCGAAGACGGCATTGCCGACGTCTATATGGAGGGCACCGACCAGCACCGCGGCTGGTTCCACTCCTCGCTGCTGCAGGCCTGCGGCACCAAGGGGCGCGCACCTTACCGCAACGTGGTGACCCACGGGTTCACGCTGGACGAGAAGGGCATGAAGATGTCCAAATCGCTGGGCAACACCATCGTGCCGGAAAAGATCGTGCAGCAGTACGGCGCCGATATCCTGCGCCTGTGGGTGGCCCAGACCGATTATACTTCGGACCAGCGGATCGGACCGGAAATCCTGAAAGGCACTGCCGACAGCTACCGCCGTCTGCGTAACACCATGCGCTTCCTGCTGGGCAGCTTGAAGGATTTCACTGAAGAACAGCGCGTGGAGCCGGCGGATATGCCGGAGCTGGAGCAATGGGTGCTGCACCGGCTGGCGGAACTCGATCACAAGGTGCGTACCGGTTATCAGACCTTTGACTTCCAGGGTGTGTTCTCGGCGGTGTTCAACTTTGCCACTGTGGATTTGTCGGCCTTCTATTTCGACGTCCGCAAGGATGCGCTCTATTGCGATGGCGACACCCTGAACGCCCGCGCCGCGCGCACGGTGCTGGATATCCTGTTCCACCGGCTGACCACATGGCTGGCACCGGTTCTGGTGTTCACCATGGAAGAGGTCTGGCTGGAGAAATACCCGGGCGAGGGCAGCTCAATCCATTTGCAGGACATTCCCAACACCCCCGCTGACTGGCTGAATGAGCCGCTGGCGGCGAAATGGTCCAAGATCCGCCAGGCCCGCCGGGTGGTGACGGCAGCGCTTGAAGTGCAACGCACCGACAAGGTGATCGGTGCCTCGCTTGAGGCCGCCCCGGTGGTGCATGTGCGCGACGGCGAGGCGCTGGAGGCGCTGAAATCGGTGAACTTCGCCGATATCTGCATTACCTCGGACATCATGCTGACCAATGATCCGGCCCCGGCCGAAGCTTTCCGTATGCCCGAGGTCGACGGTGTTTCGGTGGTGTTTGAGAAAGCCGACGGCGGCAAGTGCCAGCGCTGCTGGAAGATCCTGCCGGATGTGGGCAATCACGTCCATGACGGTGTTTGCGGCCGATGCGATAGCGCGCTGGGATAA
- a CDS encoding DUF2269 family protein, whose amino-acid sequence MDVDLILRWLHVIGACVLLGTGAGIAFFMLMAHRTFDARLIAHTAGVVVLADLLFTATAVIAQPVTGGLLAWRLGWPFSEGWLALSLGLYVLTGAFWLPVIWIQLKLRDLARAAAAAGEELPGRYHRLFAIWFFCGIPAFAAVLAIIWLMLARPDLGIWLIR is encoded by the coding sequence ATGGATGTGGATCTGATCCTGCGCTGGCTGCATGTGATCGGTGCCTGTGTGCTGCTGGGCACCGGGGCAGGCATCGCCTTTTTCATGCTGATGGCGCACCGCACCTTTGATGCACGGCTGATTGCCCATACCGCAGGCGTGGTGGTGCTGGCGGACCTGCTGTTCACCGCCACGGCGGTGATTGCACAGCCCGTCACCGGCGGATTGCTGGCCTGGCGGTTGGGTTGGCCGTTCAGCGAAGGCTGGCTGGCGCTGTCGCTGGGGCTATATGTGCTGACAGGAGCATTCTGGCTGCCGGTTATCTGGATCCAGCTGAAGCTGCGCGATCTGGCGCGGGCAGCCGCTGCGGCAGGCGAGGAACTGCCCGGGCGCTACCACCGCCTGTTCGCCATCTGGTTTTTTTGCGGCATTCCTGCCTTTGCGGCGGTGCTTGCAATCATCTGGCTGATGCTGGCGCGCCCGGATCTGGGTATCTGGTTGATACGCTGA
- a CDS encoding SDR family oxidoreductase yields the protein MAEKIGRVLVLGAYGFIGAEVVRSLQTSGFAVTGLGRSAEQAARVLPGVPFVAGNLLQLLQPEDWTPLLQGVDAVVNCAGVLQDMAPGELEAVHHLAIAALAAACADRGTKVVQVSAAGAGPGAATEFMRSKGRGDAALRASGAAAWILRPGLVIGQGAFGGTRLLRMLAAVPLVQPVALGQAPVQCTGMADLPAAVGAALGGKLPQGTYDLVEDQVNTLEEVLTETRKWLAFAPARMALRMPDWLLPPIAGCADALGRLGWRSPLRKTAIAEIQNGVRGDPQPYRAAMGQGLAPLQSIYQSLPAGREQRLDARMALIMPIAVAVLSLFWLASGLIGLWQLEAAANVLLARGWGSFPAKTSVVFWSLADIALGLAILWRPWAAWACLGMAGVSLFYVLAASVIAPQMWADPLGSLVKVLPGTLLSLITHQLLQER from the coding sequence ATGGCGGAGAAAATCGGGCGGGTTCTGGTTCTAGGTGCATATGGCTTTATCGGCGCTGAAGTGGTCCGGTCCTTGCAAACCTCCGGGTTTGCTGTGACGGGTCTTGGCCGCAGTGCTGAACAGGCGGCGCGGGTGTTGCCGGGCGTGCCGTTCGTGGCGGGCAATTTGCTGCAACTGCTGCAGCCCGAAGACTGGACGCCGTTGTTGCAGGGCGTGGACGCGGTAGTGAATTGCGCCGGCGTCTTGCAGGACATGGCACCAGGAGAGCTGGAGGCTGTGCATCACTTAGCTATTGCCGCCCTTGCTGCGGCTTGCGCTGACCGCGGGACAAAGGTGGTGCAGGTCTCCGCTGCCGGGGCAGGGCCGGGGGCCGCAACAGAGTTCATGCGCAGCAAGGGCCGGGGCGATGCGGCCTTGCGGGCCTCTGGAGCGGCGGCCTGGATCCTGCGCCCCGGGCTGGTGATCGGACAGGGCGCCTTTGGCGGCACCCGGCTGTTGCGGATGCTGGCAGCGGTGCCGCTGGTGCAGCCGGTTGCGCTGGGCCAGGCACCGGTTCAATGCACCGGGATGGCGGACTTGCCCGCAGCGGTGGGTGCGGCACTCGGCGGCAAGCTGCCTCAAGGCACTTATGATCTGGTGGAGGATCAGGTGAATACGCTGGAAGAGGTGCTGACAGAGACCCGCAAGTGGCTGGCATTTGCGCCTGCCCGGATGGCACTGCGGATGCCGGATTGGCTGCTGCCGCCGATTGCAGGCTGCGCTGATGCTCTGGGCCGCCTCGGCTGGCGCTCGCCACTGCGCAAAACAGCGATTGCCGAAATTCAGAACGGCGTGCGCGGTGATCCGCAACCCTACCGCGCGGCGATGGGGCAGGGATTGGCCCCTTTGCAGTCTATCTATCAATCGCTGCCTGCGGGCCGGGAACAGCGGCTGGATGCGCGGATGGCACTGATTATGCCAATTGCTGTGGCGGTGCTGAGCCTGTTTTGGCTGGCGTCGGGCCTGATTGGCCTGTGGCAGCTGGAGGCGGCGGCGAATGTGCTGCTGGCCAGGGGCTGGGGAAGTTTCCCGGCCAAGACAAGTGTTGTCTTCTGGTCGCTCGCAGATATTGCCCTGGGGCTGGCGATCCTTTGGAGGCCCTGGGCGGCGTGGGCCTGCCTGGGGATGGCAGGGGTCTCGTTGTTCTATGTGCTGGCAGCAAGCGTCATAGCACCGCAGATGTGGGCGGATCCGCTGGGGTCTCTGGTCAAGGTGCTGCCGGGCACCCTTCTGTCGCTGATCACCCATCAATTGCTGCAGGAGCGCTGA
- a CDS encoding group III truncated hemoglobin, with product MTDADTANPLARFDIGPEEISRVVAVFYTRVRTHEVLGPVFAAHVADWPEHEEKIAGFWRNAILRQRSYSGNPMRVHVSRPDVKAEHFPLWLGLFHEVLRAELPERTALQWGALADRIGEGFRTGIVAMRQPADQPPKLF from the coding sequence ATGACCGACGCAGATACCGCAAACCCGCTGGCGCGGTTCGATATCGGCCCAGAAGAGATCTCGCGCGTGGTGGCCGTCTTCTACACCCGCGTGCGGACCCATGAGGTGCTGGGGCCGGTGTTTGCCGCGCATGTCGCCGATTGGCCGGAGCATGAGGAAAAGATCGCCGGCTTCTGGCGCAATGCGATTCTGCGGCAGCGGAGCTACAGCGGCAATCCAATGCGGGTGCATGTCTCACGGCCGGACGTGAAAGCGGAGCATTTCCCGCTGTGGCTGGGCCTGTTCCACGAGGTGCTGCGGGCCGAACTGCCGGAGCGCACTGCGCTGCAATGGGGTGCCCTGGCCGACCGGATCGGCGAAGGTTTCCGCACCGGCATCGTGGCGATGCGCCAGCCCGCAGACCAGCCGCCGAAACTGTTCTGA
- a CDS encoding YcjF family protein, translating into MSKKPVLFDLEDETDAPSVTEAPPVPEPQPAAPQPSAMEQAARIAARRPSRLARWFWALLVAVIGAIASVAAWDFAAGLMARVPLLGWAVSAGLGVLLLLALAMALRELAALSRLRRVDALRHQAEEAADLAAARAFTARLENFYKAREDLGWHQARLAERKAEVMDADALLMLAEEELLVPLDALALREVEAAARQVATVTALVPMALADILTALVSSLRMIRRVAGIYGGRPGFFSSWRLTRAVLAHLAATGAVAAGDDLLEPVLGGSVLSKLSRRFGEGLVNGALSARVGIAAMEVCRPMPFSAQHRPGTRKVIQRALTGLFSKDK; encoded by the coding sequence ATGAGCAAGAAGCCGGTTCTGTTTGACCTTGAGGACGAGACGGATGCACCTTCCGTAACTGAGGCGCCGCCGGTGCCCGAGCCGCAACCCGCCGCACCCCAGCCGTCAGCGATGGAGCAGGCGGCCCGAATTGCCGCCCGCCGCCCGTCGCGGCTGGCCCGCTGGTTCTGGGCGCTGCTGGTTGCGGTCATTGGCGCCATCGCCTCGGTCGCGGCCTGGGATTTTGCGGCCGGGCTGATGGCAAGGGTTCCGCTGCTGGGCTGGGCAGTAAGTGCCGGGCTGGGGGTTCTGCTGCTGCTGGCCCTTGCGATGGCGCTGCGTGAACTGGCGGCGCTGTCCCGGCTGCGGCGCGTCGATGCCTTGCGGCATCAGGCAGAGGAGGCCGCAGACCTGGCTGCGGCCCGCGCCTTCACGGCCCGGCTGGAAAACTTCTACAAGGCCCGCGAGGATCTCGGCTGGCATCAGGCGCGGCTGGCTGAGCGCAAGGCAGAAGTCATGGACGCCGATGCCCTGCTGATGCTGGCCGAGGAAGAGCTGCTGGTGCCGCTGGACGCGCTGGCCCTGCGCGAGGTCGAGGCCGCCGCCCGGCAGGTCGCCACGGTGACCGCGCTGGTGCCGATGGCGCTGGCGGACATTCTGACGGCGCTGGTCTCTTCACTGCGCATGATCCGCCGGGTGGCGGGGATCTATGGCGGCCGGCCCGGCTTCTTCAGCTCCTGGCGGCTGACCCGCGCGGTGCTGGCGCATCTGGCCGCCACCGGCGCGGTGGCTGCGGGTGATGACCTCTTGGAGCCGGTGCTGGGCGGATCGGTGCTGTCGAAACTCTCCCGCCGCTTCGGCGAGGGGCTGGTCAATGGCGCGTTGTCAGCGCGGGTCGGCATAGCTGCAATGGAGGTCTGCCGCCCGATGCCGTTTTCAGCGCAGCACAGACCTGGGACGCGCAAGGTGATTCAGCGGGCGCTGACCGGTCTGTTTTCCAAGGATAAGTAG
- a CDS encoding GNAT family N-acetyltransferase → MTLSLRPANPLDAGTAGGILYRFQQGTEWMPELYTWAEAIAFCGVMIDRGWVTVAVRDGRVQGFLARDGAEVCSLYLAPGACGRGAGKALLDAAKAAVPRLTLRTFAANEMAQRFYRREGFAETGRGDGTDNEEGLPDIAYEWRSSLEAAA, encoded by the coding sequence GTGACACTCTCCCTGCGCCCCGCAAACCCTCTGGATGCCGGAACCGCCGGCGGGATCCTCTACCGCTTCCAGCAGGGCACGGAATGGATGCCTGAACTCTATACCTGGGCCGAGGCGATCGCCTTTTGCGGCGTCATGATTGACCGCGGCTGGGTCACGGTGGCCGTGCGGGATGGCCGCGTGCAGGGTTTTCTGGCCCGTGACGGCGCGGAGGTCTGCTCCCTCTACCTGGCGCCCGGCGCCTGCGGGCGGGGGGCGGGCAAGGCACTGCTGGACGCTGCCAAGGCCGCCGTGCCGCGGCTGACGCTGCGGACCTTCGCAGCCAATGAAATGGCGCAGCGGTTCTACCGGCGCGAGGGCTTTGCCGAGACAGGCCGCGGTGACGGCACAGACAACGAGGAAGGCTTGCCCGACATCGCCTATGAATGGCGCAGCAGCCTGGAGGCGGCGGCATGA
- a CDS encoding YcjX family protein, which produces MVITSLADGVMSSVERAASGVSAALFDRPLRLGVTGLARSGKTVFITSLVANLMDRGRMLQLGAAREGRIEAAFLQPQPDDTVPRFDYENHLAALTGPSPHWPDSTRAVSELRLSLKVRPAGLLAGFQGPRTLHLDIVDYPGEWLLDLALLDKSYSEWSADVLSRLARRPQAQGFLAEKAKAAPAGTHDEPQAQALAAAFTQYLAAARAAGFYDCTPGRFLLPGDLEGSPVLTFAPLPPEASPPRGCLWREMERRYEAYKSKVVKPFFRDHFARIDRQVVLVDALSAIHSGPQAVEDLRLAMADILSTFKPGRNHFLTRLLGGKRVEKILFAATKADHLHHAQHPQMTAIIEALTREAQDRARFAGAGTAALAMASLRTTTEEMRTHNGTDLPCVRGTLLDSGKQAAFYPGALPEDPAQLLTPARQGAEKWLEGDYQAMGFAPAPLTLKHGSGPPHIRLDRAAEFLIGDTL; this is translated from the coding sequence TTGGTGATAACTTCCCTCGCTGATGGGGTGATGAGCAGTGTGGAACGTGCCGCCAGCGGTGTTTCGGCGGCGCTGTTCGACCGGCCCTTGCGGCTGGGCGTCACCGGCCTCGCACGCTCCGGCAAGACCGTGTTCATCACCTCGCTGGTGGCCAACCTGATGGACCGGGGCCGGATGCTGCAACTGGGCGCCGCGCGTGAGGGACGGATTGAGGCCGCATTTCTGCAGCCCCAGCCTGACGACACCGTGCCGCGGTTTGACTATGAAAACCACCTGGCAGCCCTGACCGGGCCGTCACCCCATTGGCCGGACAGCACAAGGGCGGTGTCTGAGCTGCGTCTCAGTCTGAAGGTGCGGCCCGCCGGCCTGCTGGCCGGATTTCAGGGGCCGCGCACGCTGCATTTGGATATTGTCGACTACCCCGGTGAATGGCTGCTGGATCTGGCACTGCTGGACAAGTCCTACAGCGAATGGTCCGCCGATGTGCTCTCCCGTCTTGCCCGCCGCCCGCAGGCACAGGGGTTTCTGGCGGAGAAAGCCAAGGCTGCCCCTGCGGGAACACATGACGAACCGCAAGCCCAGGCGCTTGCTGCCGCCTTCACGCAGTATCTGGCCGCCGCCCGCGCCGCCGGGTTCTATGACTGCACGCCGGGCCGCTTCCTGTTGCCCGGCGATCTTGAGGGCTCGCCCGTACTGACCTTCGCGCCGCTGCCGCCTGAGGCCAGCCCGCCGCGCGGCTGCCTGTGGCGCGAGATGGAGCGGCGGTATGAGGCCTATAAATCCAAGGTCGTCAAACCCTTCTTCCGCGACCACTTTGCCCGCATCGACCGCCAGGTGGTGCTGGTGGATGCGCTGTCGGCGATCCATTCCGGTCCGCAGGCGGTGGAGGATCTGCGCCTTGCGATGGCGGACATCCTCAGCACGTTCAAACCGGGCCGCAATCACTTTCTGACCCGGCTTCTGGGCGGCAAACGGGTGGAGAAGATCCTGTTTGCCGCCACCAAAGCCGACCACCTGCACCACGCCCAGCACCCGCAAATGACCGCCATCATCGAGGCGCTGACCCGCGAAGCGCAGGACCGCGCCCGTTTTGCAGGCGCCGGAACCGCGGCGCTGGCGATGGCTTCCTTGCGCACCACAACCGAAGAGATGCGCACCCACAACGGAACTGATCTGCCCTGCGTGCGCGGCACTCTGCTGGACAGCGGCAAACAGGCGGCATTCTATCCTGGAGCCTTGCCCGAAGATCCCGCGCAGCTGCTCACCCCGGCGCGGCAAGGGGCTGAGAAATGGCTGGAAGGCGACTATCAGGCGATGGGTTTTGCGCCTGCACCGCTTACCCTGAAGCACGGCAGCGGCCCGCCGCATATCCGGCTGGACCGCGCCGCTGAATTTCTGATCGGAGACACCCTGTGA
- the truA gene encoding tRNA pseudouridine(38-40) synthase TruA has translation MPRFALKVEYHGKPFAGWQRQKDQPSVQGAIEAALARLEPGEHTIAAAGRTDTGVHGLGQVAHCDLAKDWDPFRLSEALNYHLKPDPVAIVDCARVDGDWHARFSAIERQYLFRILIRRAPATHEAGQVWQLSHDLDAGAMQKAASHLIGNHDFTTFRSSICQAASPVKTLDELTVERVQGFSGPEIHFHVRARSFLHNQVRSFVGTLERVGAGAWEPEDVKTALEACDRAACGPVCPGHGLYLARVGYPEDPFA, from the coding sequence ATGCCGCGTTTTGCTTTGAAAGTCGAATATCACGGAAAGCCTTTTGCCGGCTGGCAAAGGCAGAAGGACCAGCCCTCGGTGCAGGGCGCGATCGAGGCTGCGCTGGCGCGGCTGGAGCCGGGGGAGCATACGATTGCTGCCGCCGGGCGCACCGACACCGGCGTGCATGGGCTGGGACAGGTGGCGCATTGCGACCTGGCCAAGGACTGGGACCCTTTCCGGCTGTCGGAGGCGCTGAATTACCATCTGAAACCCGATCCTGTCGCAATTGTGGACTGCGCGCGGGTGGACGGCGACTGGCACGCGCGGTTCTCGGCCATTGAACGGCAGTATCTGTTCCGCATTCTGATCCGCCGCGCGCCGGCCACCCATGAGGCAGGCCAGGTCTGGCAGCTGAGCCATGATCTGGACGCCGGCGCCATGCAGAAAGCCGCCAGCCATCTGATCGGCAACCATGATTTCACCACCTTCCGGTCTTCGATCTGCCAGGCGGCAAGCCCGGTCAAGACGCTGGATGAGCTGACGGTGGAACGTGTACAGGGCTTTTCCGGGCCGGAGATCCATTTCCACGTCCGCGCCCGCAGCTTCCTGCACAACCAGGTCCGCAGCTTTGTCGGCACGCTGGAACGGGTCGGCGCAGGGGCCTGGGAGCCGGAGGATGTAAAGACCGCGCTGGAGGCCTGCGACCGCGCCGCTTGCGGACCGGTTTGCCCCGGACACGGCCTCTATCTGGCGCGGGTGGGATACCCGGAAGACCCCTTTGCCTGA
- a CDS encoding NYN domain-containing protein, with translation MANPTKPPLLAVLIDADNISAKFAEAMFEEIASFGEASIRRIYGDFAGGSPQGWNKEKLAALAIVPHQQFANTTGKNASDIALVIDAMDILHSGRFDGFVLISSDSDFTRLASRIREQGVDVFGMGMRKTPAAFVQACKRFIYVENLLEEPGKPKPKPKKEDGAGNGNAPSELADPTKLVVRAMDAIDQDDEWFTLGQIGQYITAAAPDFDTRSYGKRKLSDLIASLKLFETKRGDGNQILVRRLD, from the coding sequence ATGGCAAACCCAACCAAACCGCCGCTTCTGGCCGTCCTGATCGACGCCGACAATATTTCGGCCAAATTCGCCGAGGCGATGTTCGAGGAAATCGCCTCCTTCGGCGAGGCCAGCATCCGCCGCATCTATGGCGATTTTGCGGGCGGCAGCCCGCAGGGGTGGAACAAGGAAAAACTGGCAGCCCTGGCGATTGTGCCGCATCAGCAATTTGCCAATACCACCGGCAAGAACGCCTCGGACATTGCCTTGGTGATCGACGCGATGGACATCCTGCACTCGGGCCGGTTCGACGGGTTTGTGCTGATCTCATCCGACAGCGATTTCACCCGGCTGGCCAGCCGCATCCGCGAACAAGGCGTGGATGTCTTCGGCATGGGCATGCGCAAGACACCGGCGGCCTTTGTACAGGCCTGCAAGCGGTTCATCTATGTGGAAAACCTGCTGGAAGAGCCGGGCAAACCGAAGCCTAAGCCCAAGAAAGAAGACGGCGCTGGCAACGGCAATGCTCCGTCGGAACTGGCGGATCCAACCAAGCTGGTGGTCCGGGCGATGGATGCGATCGACCAGGATGACGAATGGTTCACGCTGGGCCAGATCGGCCAGTACATCACCGCAGCCGCGCCGGATTTCGACACCCGCAGCTATGGCAAACGCAAGCTGAGCGACCTGATTGCCTCGCTGAAACTGTTTGAGACCAAGCGCGGCGACGGCAACCAGATCCTGGTGCGGCGGCTGGACTGA